Proteins found in one Scomber scombrus chromosome 15, fScoSco1.1, whole genome shotgun sequence genomic segment:
- the dnajc25 gene encoding dnaJ homolog subfamily C member 25 — translation MEMAAIKQRSPGGGGGFAGCQRTVTPWWRLAVLLFSVSSLPTAAALLEGLYCGTEVCYDVLGVTREAPKAEIARAYRQLARRYHPDRFRPGEPGTEGDTKESAQKKFLLIVTAYETLKDEDTRRDYDYMLDHPEEYYQHYYAYYRRQLTPKVDVRVVILVTICAISIFQYYSWHSSYNEAINYLVTVPKYRIQATEIAKQQGLLNRTKEKGKNRRSKEEIREQEEEVIRDIIKTKIDIKGGYQKPNLSDILLCQIVLFPYYLTNYIHWYVTWIYRFTICREEYGTEEKLYVIRRYMKMSQSQFDSLDEHSKQSFLEKQLWIKENYEVYKKEQEEEMKIKMATDPRMKRYRRWMKNEGPGRLTFIDD, via the exons ATGGAGATGGCTGCAATCAAGCAGCGGAGCCCCGGCGGCGGCGGAGGGTTTGCCGGCTGTCAGCGGACGGTGACTCCTTGGTGGCGGCTCGCAGTGCTCCTGTTCTCCGTGTCCTCGCTGCCGACGGCCGCAGCGCTGTTAGAGGGCCTTTACTGCGGCACGGAGGTCTGTTACGATGTGCTCGGTGTCACCCGGGAGGCCCCCAAAGCTGAGATCGCTCGGGCTTACCGGCAGCTGGCCCGCCGGTACCACCCTGACCGGTTCCGGCCGGGAGAGCCCGGCACTGAGGGGGACACCAAGGAGAGCGCCCAGAAGAAGTTCCTTCTCATCGTGACTGCGTATGAGACGTTAAAG gatGAGGACACCAGGCGGGACTACGACTACATGCTGGACCATCCTGAGGAGTACTACCAGCACTACTACGCCTACTACCGCAGACAGCTCACCCCCAAAGTGGACGTGAGGGTGGTTATCCTGGTCACCATCTGTGCCATCTCCATCTTCCAG taCTACAGCTGGCACAGCAGCTACAACGAGGCCATTAACTACCTGGTGACGGTCCCCAAATACCGCATCCAGGCCACCGAGATCGCCAAACAGCAGGGCCTCCTCAACCGCACCAAGGAGAAGGGCAAGAACCGCCGCTCCAAAGAGGAGATccgggagcaggaggaggaggtgatccGAGACATCATCAAAACCAAAATCGACATCAAAGGAGGCTACCAGAAGCCCAACCTGTCGGACATCCTGCTGTGTCAGATCGTGCTCTTCCCTTACTACCTGACCAATTACATCCACTGGTACGTCACCTGGATCTACCGCTTCACCATCTGCAGGGAGGAGTACGGAACCGAGGAGAAGCTTTACGTGATCAG GAGATACATGAAGATGTCTCAGTCTCAGTTTGACAGTCTGGATGAACACAGCAAACAGTCCTTCCTGGAGAAACAGCTCTGGATCAAAGAAAACTACGAG GTGTACAaaaaagagcaggaggaggaaatgaaaaTTAAGATGGCGACCGACCCAAGGATGAAGAGGTACCGGCGCTGGATGAAGAACGAGGGACCGGGCCGGCTGACCTTCATCGACGACTGA